In Zingiber officinale cultivar Zhangliang chromosome 6A, Zo_v1.1, whole genome shotgun sequence, a single genomic region encodes these proteins:
- the LOC121996095 gene encoding probable pre-mRNA-splicing factor ATP-dependent RNA helicase DEAH5 gives MGKAMETGLEYFSLLSYVCQELESHVGSGDKVLAEFITDLGRNSEAVDEFESKLKEFGAGNFPDYLVRSLLTTIHAILPPTFKTSNKSAEKAFPDEKSSAFTALSRPDGRYRARELRLEIEMDADRNAEDERRKSDRDRGCKRDRERNERYRNYREKERHRGRDRDRSRDCNRDQEDCNRDRALCNRDHRWKNHSDYRVLDEDEEEEEQHKERRHPAQPRRTSDEPELYAIYKGRVSRVMDIGCFVQLNDLRGKEGLVHVSQIAGRRIANANDAVKRGQEVFVKVIPASGQKLSLSMRDVDQKTGKDLLPMRKSSQNDAHMVNPASGKGGPAKRLGLSGVTIVEKDEDGPSRQPLKRMSSLDRWEANQFKAAIGMHARDYPMFDDDGDGIMYQEEGAEEEIEIELNEDEPAFLQGRSRFSIDMSPVKIFKNPEGSLGRAAALQSALIKERRELREQQQRTMLDSIPKDLNRPWEDPMPETGERHLAQELRGVGLSAYEMPEWKKDAYGKTVTLGQRSKLPIQEQKQSLPIYKLKKELVQAVHDNQVLVVIGETGSGKTTQVTQYLAEAGYTTRGKIGCTQPRRVAAMSVAKRVAEEFGCRLGEEVGYAIRFEDCTGPETVIKYMTDGMLLREILVDETLSQYSVIMLDESHERTIHTDVLFGLLKQLVKRRPDLRLIVTSATLDAEKFSGYFFNCNIFTIPGRTFPVEILYAKQPETDYLDAALITVLQIHLTEPEGDVLLFLTGQEEIDHACQSLYERIKGLGKHVPELIILPVYSALPSEMQSRIFEPAPPGKRKVVVATNIAEASLTIDGIYYVVDPGFAKQNVYNPKLGLDSLVITPISQASAKQRAGRAGRTGPGKCFRLYTESAYRNEMSPTTIPEIQRINLGMTTLNMKAMGINDLLSFDFMDPPSPQALISAMEQLYSLGALDEEGLLTKLGRKMAEFPLDPPLSKMLLASVDLGCSDEILTIIAMITTGNIFYRPREKQAQADQKRAKFFQPEGDHLTLLAVYEAWKAKNFSGPWCFENFVQSRSLRRAQDVRKQLLSIMDRYKLDVVSSGKNFTKISKAVTAGFFFHAARKDPQEGYRTLAENQSVYIHPSSALFQRQPDWVIYHELVMTTKEYMREVAVIDPKWLVELAPTVFKTSDRTKMSKRKRQERIEPLHDRYHEPNSWRLSKRRA, from the exons ATGGGCAAGGCGATGGAAACCGGGTTGGAATACTTCTCTTTGCTCTCTTACGTATGCCAGGAACTGGAATCCCACGTCGGTTCCGGCGACAAGGTTCTTGCAGAGTTCATCACCGATCTCGGCCGCAACTCTGAGGCCGTCGACGAGTTTGAATCCAAGCTAAAGGAGTTTGGGGCTGGCAATTTTCCGGACTACCTCGTTCGTTCCCTCCTCACCACGATCCACGCCATCCTTCCCCCCACCTTCAAGACCAGCAATAAATCCGCCGAAAAGGCTTTTCCTGACGAGAAATCATCCGCCTTCACCGCTCTCTCCCGCCCAGACGGCCGCTATCGAGCCAGGGAGCTCCGTTTGGAGATCGAGATGGACGCCGATCGCAATGCGGAGGACGAGCGCAGGAAATCTGATCGGGATAGGGGCTGCAAACGTGACCGTGAGCGGAATGAACGGTACAGAAACTATCGTGAAAAAGAACGACATAGGGGCAGAGATAGAGATCGGAGTCGAGACTGCAACAGAGATCAGGAAGACTGCAACAGAGACAGAGCTTTATGCAACAGAGATCATAGATGGAAGAATCACAGCGATTATAGAGTTCTTGACGAAgatgaagaagaggaggagcaGCACAAAGAGAGGAGGCATCCTGCTCAACCTCGCAGAACTTCTGATGAACCAGAGCTTTATGCAATCTACAAAGGAAGAGTTTCGCGGGTTATGGACATTGGGTGCTTTGTCCAGCTGAATGATTTGAGGGGAAAGGAAGGTCTGGTTCATGTCTCACAGATTGCTGGTAGGAGGATTGCCAATGCAAACGATGCAGTTAAGAGGGGCCAAGAAGTTTTTGTGAAGGTCATTCCAGCGTCAGGGCAGAAGCTTAGCTTATCCATGAGGGATGTAGATCAGAAAACTGGCAAAGATCTTCTTCCGATGAGGAAGAGCTCGCAAAATGACGCACATATGGTGAACCCAGCAAGTGGGAAAGGAGGCCCGGCGAAGAGGTTAGGTCTTTCAGGGGTTACTATTGTTGAGAAAGATGAAGATGGACCGTCAAGGCAGCCGCTCAAGAGAATGAGCTCGCTTGATAGATGGGAGGCAAACCAGTTCAAAGCTGCTATTGGTATGCATGCCCGTGACTATCCAATGTTCGATGATGATGGAGATGGGATCATGTATCAGGAAGAGGGTGCTGAGGAGGAGATAGAGATTGAGCTCAATGAGGATGAACCTGCCTTCTTGCAGGGGCGGAGTCGTTTTTCGATTGATATGTCGCCTGTCAAAATTTTCAAGAACCCGGAGGGATCTTTGGGCAGGGCTGCTGCACTGCAGTCGGCTCTCATcaaggagagaagggagttaAGGGAGCAGCAGCAGAGGACAATGCTAGACTCAATTCCTAAAGATCTCAATCGTCCCTGGGAAGATCCAATGCCGGAAACTGGCGAGCGGCATCTTGCACAGGAACTTAGGGGAGTGGGATTGTCAGCCTATGAGATGCCAGAGTGGAAGAAAGATGCTTATGGAAAAACGGTAACGCTTGGGCAGAGATCAAAGTTGCCAATACAGGAACAAAAGCAGAGCCTTCCTATTTATAAATTGAAAAAGGAGTTGGTTCAAGCTGTGCACGACAATCAGGTTCTTGTTGTGATTGGTGAGACTGGCTCAGGGAAGACAACACAGGTGACTCAGTATCTTGCTGAGGCAGGATACACAACAAGAGGGAAAATTGGGTGCACACAACCTCGAAGGGTGGCAGCCATGTCTGTTGCAAAGCGGGTGGCTGAAGAATTTGGTTGTCGCCTGGGTGAGGAGGTTGGTTATGCTATTAGGTTTGAAGACTGTACTGGCCCTGAGACTGTGATCAAATACATGACAGATGGTATGCTTCTCCGGGAGATTTTAGTTGATGAAACTCTATCACAGTACTCAGTCATTATGTTGGATGAATCTCATGAAAGGACCATCCATACTGATGTTCTCTTTGGGTTGCTAAAGCAGCTTGTGAAGCGAAGACCAGATCTTCGGTTGATTGTGACATCTGCTACACTGGAtgcagagaaattctctggctacTTCTTTAATTGCAACATTTTCACCATTCCTGGAAGAACTTTCCCAGTGGAGATACTTTATGCTAAGCAACCGGAAACTGATTATCTTGATGCAGCACTAATCACTGTTTTGCAGATACATTTGACGGAACCTGAAGGAGATGTACTTCTCTTCTTGACTggccaagaagagattgatcatgCCTGCCAGTCTCTGTATGAGAGAATTAAAGGGTTAGGAAAACATGTGCCTGAGTTGATAATCTTGCCGGTATACAGTGCACTTCCCAGTGAAATGCAGTCCAGAATTTTTGAACCTGCTCCTCCTGGGAAGCGGAAAGTAGTTGTGGCTACCAACATTGCAGAAGCTTCGTTGACCATCGACGGTATTTACTATGTCGTGGATCCTGGCTTTGCTAAACAAAATGTCTACAACCCCAAGCTTGGGCTTGATTCACTAGTTATTACTCCCATCTCACAAGCATCAGCAAAGCAGCGAGCTGGCCGTGCTGGGCGTACTGGTCCCGGTAAATGTTTCCGACTATATACAGAGAGTGCTTATCGAAATGAAATGTCTCCAACAACAATTCCAGAAATCCAGAGGATCAATCTTGGCATGACAACTCTTAATATGAAGGCTATGGGTATAAATGACTTACTATCCTTCGATTTCATGGATCCTCCATCACCTCAAGCCCTCATTTCTGCTATGGAACAACTATATagtcttggagctcttgatgagGAAGGACTCCTGACAAAATTGGGTAGAAAAATGGCTGAGTTCCCATTGGATCCTCCTTTATCAAAAATGCTTCTCGCTAGTGTGGACCTTGGATGCAGTGATGAAATTTTGACCATTATAGCAATGATTACGACTGGGAACATTTTCTACAGACCGAGAGAGAAACAAGCCCAGGCAGATCAAAAAAGAGCAAAATTCTTTCAGCCAGAAGGGGATCATTTAACACTGCTTGCTGTATACGAGGCGTGGAAAGCTAAAAACTTTTCAGGGCCTTGGTGCTTTGAGAATTTTGTGCAGTCCCGTTCGCTTAGGAGAGCTCAGGATGTGAGGAAACAACTTCTTTCTATCATGGACAG ATATAAGCTCGATGTTGTTAGTTCTGGAAAAAATTTCACAAAGATAAGTAAGGCCGTCACAGCGGGTTTCTTCTTTCACGCAGCAAGGAAGGACCCTCAAGAAGGGTACAGGACGCTAGCTGAAAATCAATCTGTGTACATTCACCCCAGCAGTGCTCTATTTCAAAGGCAACCAGACTGGGTGATCTATCATGAGCTCGTCATGACAACCAAGGAATACATGAGGGAAGTTGCGGTCATCGACCCCAAGTGGTTGGTGGAATTAGCTCCAACAGTTTTCAAGACTTCAGATCGTACAAAGATGAGTAAACGTAAGCGGCAAGAGCGTATCGAGCCGCTCCATGACCGATATCACGAGCCTAACTCGTGGCGTTTGAGCAAGCGCCGAGCTTGA